Proteins encoded in a region of the Quercus lobata isolate SW786 chromosome 8, ValleyOak3.0 Primary Assembly, whole genome shotgun sequence genome:
- the LOC115957258 gene encoding uncharacterized protein ycf45-like produces the protein MRALNSHLVLIDLHTSWHSANQIPTSTLTYLKNSSNFISALSSSFRRTCRARPGIASSSRPAAPEIRRPSDRFFPGNGSPSISPNSASTSRSSELEMFLELLPQRMRGELFQHEEIGELIEVVMDLGRQPLARFPSGDWVISEQPVKHEDLKHAISKVGDFSDDNRSGINNSLHRISAIRNRKMQIIGLTCRVGRAVSGSAGIIRDLVEGGGSILVIGPPGVGKTTLIREIARMLADEHRKRVVIVDTSNEIGGDGDVPHAGIGRARRMQVPNVHMQHNVMIEAVENHMPQTIIIDEIGTELEALAASTIAQRGVQLVGTAHGMTIDNIIKNPSLQILVGGIESVTLGDEEARKRKVQKTILERQGPPTFTCAVEIISKTECRVHHRLDATVDAILAGKSPLFEIRHMDADDNDSLKFTLLPEKRHIEESNMNDGKDVSSDIESDEEEVGHPPSWSKKQSTSIFVKKRSSPVCVYTYKILDADLLQVATVMGLEDEIDVTDDIGTADAILASSSEMKQNPWIRGIAKFHQLPVFVIKSNTMAQMVKAVRMIFEMESFSSVSKQPFNNLFDIEIEDDAPKRKPSLEEIDALEEVLLAIEYIVIPGGEPVELLPRRSEIIARQLELVESYQLAAENSGTELNPRLQILPQRLSKKNLPKSPKSHSSFRKEADSRPLTRSGRGTSVTRLPLLPE, from the exons atgaGAGCTTTGAATTCACATTTGGTGCTGATTGATCTGCACACATCATGGCACTCAGCGAACCAAATCCCAACTTCGACTCTCACGTACCTCAAGAACTCCTCAAACTTCATCTCCGCTCTCTCTTCGTCATTTCGTCGAACATGTCGCGCGCGTCCCGGAATAGCTTCGTCGTCGAGACCGGCGGCCCCGGAGATCCGTAGACCGTCCGATCGTTTCTTTCCCGGAAATGGGTCGCCGTCGATTTCGCCGAATTCGGCCTCGACGTCGCGATCGTCGGAGCTCGAGATGTTTCTCGAGTTGCTGCCTCAGAGGATGAGGGGGGAGCTGTTTCAGCACGAGGAGATTGGGGAGCTTATTGAGGTTGTTATGGATTTGGGAAGGCAGCCTCTTGCGAGGTTTCCTTCGGGTGATTGGGTCATCTCGGAGCAACCCGTAAAGCATGAAGATCTAAAGCACGCGATATCTAAG GTTGGTGATTTTTCGGATGACAACCGTTCGGGTATTAATAATTCTTTACATCGTATAAGTGCTATTCGGAATCGGAAAATGCAAATCATTGGCCTCACTTGCCGGGTTGGTCGTGCTGTATCCGGAAGTGCCGGGATAATACGTGACTTAGTTGAGGGGGGAGGTTCCATCTTAGTCATAGGGCCTCCTGGGGTTGGCAAGACAACCTTGATCAG AGAAATTGCTAGAATGTTGGCAGATGAACACAGGAAGCGTGTTGTTATTGTAGACACATCTAATGAGATTGGAGGTGATGGAGATGTTCCTCATGCAGGAATAGGTCGTGCAAGAAGGATGCAAGTTCCTAATGTTCACATGCAGCATAAT GTTATGATTGAAGCAGTTGAAAATCATATGCCTCAAACCATtataattgatgaaattggaaCTGAGCTTGAAGCACTGGCAGCTAGTACTATTGCTCAAAGAGGAGTCCAACTAGTTGGAACAGCACATGGAATGACTATAGACAACATAATAAAAAACCCCTCTCTGCAGATCCTTGTTGGTGGCATAGAG AGTGTAACTCTTGGAGATGAGGAAGCGAGGAAGAGGAAAGTGCAGAAGACAATTCTTGAAAGGCAGGGGCCTCCAACATTTACATGTGCTGTTGAGATAATATCTAAAACTGAGTGTCGTGTTCATCACAGATTGGATGCCACAGTAGATGCCATCTTAGCAG GAAAATCTCCTCTCTTTGAAATCCGTCACATGGATGCTGATGATAATGATTCTCTGAAGTTTACTCTGTTACCTGAAAAAAGGCATATAGAAGAATCGAATATGAATGATGGTAAAGATGTAAGTTCTGACATAGAGTCTGATGAGGAAGAAGTAGGTCATCCACCCAGTTGGTCTAAAAAACAGAGCACTAGTATATTTGTGAAGAAGCGGAGCTCACCAGTGTGTGTCTATACTTACAAG ATCCTTGATGCTGATCTTCTACAAGTAGCAACAGTAATGGGGCTTGAGGATGAAATAGATGTAACTGATGACATTGGAACCGCGGATGCAATTTTGGCGTCCAGTTCTGAAATGAAGCAGAACCCATGGATCCGTGGTATAGCAAAATTCCATCAGTTGCCTGTATTTGTTATCAAG TCAAATACCATGGCACAAATGGTCAAGGCAGTTCGCATGATCTTCGAAATGGAATCATTTTCCTCAGTATCAAAGCAACCATTCAATAATTTGTTTGACATTGAAATTGAAGATGATGccccaaaaagaaaaccatCCCTAGAAGAGATTGATGCATTGGAG GAGGTTCTACTTGCAATTGAGTATATTGTGATTCCTGGGGGAGAACCAGTGGAGCTTCTTCCTAGACGCTCTGAAATTATTGCCCGGCAGCTTGAGCTTGTGGAAAGCTATCAGTTGGCTGCTGAGAACTCAGGTACCGAGCTTAATCCAAGGCTGCAGATTCTCCCTCAAAGGTTAAGCAAGAAAAATTTACCCAAATCCCCTAAATCTCATTCAAGTTTTCGAAAAGAAGCAGATTCTAGACCATTAACTCGCAGTGGCAGAGGTACAAGTGTTACTAGGCTGCCCCTTTTGCCAGAATAA